AAATTAGTCTTTCTTTTACAATGAGCCCTGAATATGAATGTATGTCAGAACATCTTCTGCTATCAAGCTGTCAACCCTCAAATGAGTGAACTTTTTGTAAAATGCTAAACTATTCCAGGAGAAAGGAAAGTGTCCTTGCAGTGTCAAGTCTGGAAAACAAAAGGCTCTGTGTGGGGCTTTAGCAGACCCTTCTTAGTTGTCAGGTCCAAAAGGGCAAGTTGGCTTCTTATGGTGGGGTAGCCCCAGGGCCCTTAGCTGGATAAGTATATCCTCTGGGCCAGCCCCCAACTAATGGCTTAGCTTTCTTcttatggggatacagaactagACACTTAGGTAGGTCTAAGTGGCTGGCAAAGGCTGGCTTTTCACAGGCAGTAGGGCTAGGAGATTGCCAGGGGAGCAATCATGACAGCCTCCTCTTCATCAATAAAGATGCAAGAAAGGCTAAGGAATAAGGATTGACACTGGTCCAACATGGAACTGATCTCACTGATTAATAATAACACATTTTCACAtgttctgttcttcttctagcgtttgccacatgTTCTGTGATAGCAAAGACTTTCATTTTGCTGTGCTTATGATGCAATTTGCATCAGTTTGTCAAATATTTCCATGTAACATCATTGTATTCAATACTACAGCAACTACTCATGTCTATTTATGTATCTATataactatttatctatttacaagAGTTAGGTTATTTCTATTCCCTAgcataaaatatttgtttacattGTGGTACTATAATAAAACATACTCTTTACATTTGACCAAATTATTTTTCTTGATTTAGTAAATTTTGGCCACTGATAaatcttgtattttttaaaaaagttattttaaaagaaactcaGGACTGATTGTACAAAatgattaaataattaattataaaattctttttaaaaaatccattatgCCATATTCAAATTATGAGTAATAATTGGTTTTCACTAAACTTGCTTTCGTAATATAGAAcaatctacggccataccaccctgaacatgctgaTCTCATTTAATCTTGAAAGCTATGCTGGATCCAGCTTGGTTCAGAGTTAGATGGAAGAACCTCACGACAAACCCAGTTCCTGTCACTGACAACCTAGGTTTTTGCAGGGaaagaaatctaaaaacaaaGTCTTATCTGATGCTATAATAAGAAAACAGCCAGATCTCTTCTCTCACTAGAAGCTATGACAGACAAAGAAtgtcaagaaataaaaataagaggggTAGTTATGGTAAACTCTACAGTTGAGTGATAGATGTCTCAGTGCAAACTCCCCTTATCAGCTGGGCAGCAAGTTTTGCAATACACAAGGAATGCTATGTCTGGGGGTCCATATAAGGCAACTAATAGCATGGAACAGAAGTGGCTGCAGGATATgcatagaaggaaaagaaagacaaacttgAAAACACATCCATTAAAGAGAAAGGGGAGCAGAAccaagagagtgagagggaaaggaggtggggagagagtaaaagagagggagagggagagggagagggagagggagagggagagggagagggagagggagagggagagggagagggagagggagagggagagggagagggagagggagagggagagggagagggagagggagagagagagagagagagagagagagagagagaatatattaaGACAAGAAAAAGGTATGGTGGGGGCCCAGGAAGTGGTTCAATGTGTAAGGTGCAAAAACTAGGAGttattaggtcctgagttcaatcctcagaatcctatgtaccagagtggtgttgtctctctctctctctcatagtaaataaataattagatgaactcttatttaaaaaagagtactGTGATAAGAACATATCTAAGAGAATAAATGTGCCTAGATGAATGCTAGTGGATTCATGAAAGACATGgattgaaccccccccccccccccacacacacacacattagggaAAACATGGAACTGGTGATCTCAAGGAAAGCTGGTTTTGtggaattaaaaattaaaactatattgGAGTAGGCAGAAACAAACAATAGAGGGGAAGTTAGTGAGTAGGAATGTGGgtgaattttttccccctgacgTAGTGATTTAATAGGGATTTATAAGAGTATAAGAAAATAAGAGAGCGGTCTGGCGGtgccgcagtgggttaagcgcacgtggcgcaaggcgcagggaccggtgtaaggatcccggttagagtccccagctccccacctgcaggggagtcgcttcacaggcggtgaagcaggtctgcaggtgtctatctttctctccccctctctgtcttcccctcctctctccatttctctctgtcctatccaacaacgaacagcatcaacaatggcaataataaaaaccacaaggaggctacaacaacaagggcaacaaaagggggaaaaaatggcctccaggagtggtggattcatggtgcaggcacccagcccagcaataaccctgaaagaaagaaaataagagagataattccacaccactcccaccagcatAGATCTATCCCCCTACCCAAGACCTCaatgataaccactgtagttctcccagtCTCAGGTAtgtgttgactctttttttttttttatttttccaacttCATGTATTCAATTCCTTAAATAAGCTGACaggtgtctttcacctccttacttaattcactaagcattatcttctccagttccatccattttgttctacaggacacaatatcattttatatttttttattgctgagtaatactctattgagtatgtgtcccataactttgttttaaaaatatttttaatttcttttggggggaataaatgttttacagtaaatacagcagtttgtacatgaataatatttcctaattttccatatgacaatacaaccccaactaggtcctctgtcatcctttttggacctgcattctcccctccctccaccccagagtctcttactttggtgcgaaacatgaactccagttcaggttctacttgtgttttctcttctgatcttgtttttcaacttctgcctgagagtgagatcatcccatattcattcttctgtttctgacttactttacataacatgaatttttcaaggcccatccaagatcgctgaaaaaggtgaagtcattcttaatagctgagtagtattccactgtgtatatacaacttgtttagccactcatctgttgttggacacctgggttgctttcaggttctggctattacaaattgtgctggtaaGAACacaagtgtacacagatcttcttggatgggtgtgttgggctctttaggatatattcacaggagaggaattgcaggatcgtagggtagatccatttctagccttctgagagtttgccAGActgttcacagaggttggaccaattgacattcccaccagcagtgcagggggttccgttgaccccacaacctctccagcatttgctgctgctgttttctgatgtatgacactctcacaggagtgaagtggtatctcattgttgtctttatttgtatttctctgacaatcagagacttggagcatttttttcatgtgtttctcggccctttggatctcttctgtggtgaatattctgttcatgtcctttctccatttttggatggggttatttgttttcttgttgttgagtttggcaagctctttatctattttgattattaaactcttgtctgatgtatggcatgtaaagatctcccattctgtgagggggtctcttgttttgggtagtggtttcttttgctgtgcagaagctttttaatttgatgtagtcccataggtttatacttgccttagtcttctttgtaattggattaatttcattgaagatgtctttaaaatttctgtgaaaaagagttctgcaatattttcctctaagtatctgatggtttctggtctaacatccaagtccttaatccacctggaatttgcttttgtatttagtgaaatatagtgattcagtttcgttcttctgcatgtttcaacccatttttcccaacaccatttgttgaagagactctgctttcccccacttaatagtctgggcacctttatcaaagattagatgtccataggtgtgggggcttacttccaggctctcagttctattcccctggtcagttgtgtctattcatgttccagtaccaaccagttttgactcgtggccctataatacaatttgagatctgggagtgtgatgcctttagttctgttcttcttctcaagattgttttggcaattctaagtcttttctgattccagataaacgtttgtagcatttgttctattctcctaaaaatgtagttcagatctttatggggatagcattcaatttatatatggctttgggtagtatattcactttgatgatgtaaattcttccaacccatgaacatggaatatatttccacttctctgtgtctttttcaattgccttgagtagagactcataattttcagtatataagtctttcacttctttggctaggtttattcctagatattttattgtttttgttgctattgtaaaagaaattgatttctggacttcatcttctttgaacttagtgttttcatagaggaatgtcactgacttttgtatgttaattttatagcctgacagcttactgtattacctgataattttgaaaagcttcttgctggattccttagatttttctatgtatattatcatgtcatctgcaaatagggagagtttgacttattctcttctaatctgtatccctttaatttcttgcccctgcctgattgctatggcaagaacttctaacactatgttgaatagtaatggtgatagtgggcagccctgtctagtacctgatctgaggggaaatgcttccagtttttcactgttgagtatgatgttggctgtaggtttgctatacatagactccactatcttgagttttccatctattcccatttttgtggtgttttgatcataaagggatgttgtgttttttcaaaggcttttgatatgaccatgtggtttttggtcttgcttttattgatgtagtggattgtgttgatttatttacatatattaagccaaccttgcatgcctgggataaaccccacttggtcatgatgaacagtctttttagtatactgctgtatccagttggttaaaatttttgttcaatattttagcatctatgttcatcagagatattggtctgaagttttcttttttggctgtttccctgtctgcttttggtatcagagtgatgttggcttcatagaagctgaaagggagtattccagtgtcttcaatcttctggaagacttttaaaagtagaggtattaactcttctttgacaggtttgttgaattcatttgtaaaaccatctagtccaggacttttatttttgggaaggtttttgataactgtttcaattctgttcattgtgatgggcctgttcatgcgatctagtttctctttatttaattttggaagttcgtaggtatctaggaaatggtccatttcttccaggttctctagcttggtggcatataattgttcaaagAATTTTCACATGATTTgtagaatttctgtggtgtctgttataatctcccctcttcatttatgatctgatttacttgtatttttccccttttttgttttgtgagtctggctaaaggtttgttggttTTGTTCAGTCTTTCGAAGAACCTACATTTACTTTTatagatcttttgtatgattttcttattttcaatattatttatttctgccctaactttatttatttctgtcctactggttgctttaggtctcctttgttcttcttcttctaggtctttaagatgtgcaattaagctgtttatttgtgctttttcttatttcctaatgtgtgcttgtatagatatgaacttccctctcagtactgccttaactgtgtcccaaatattttgatcagttgtttcttcattttcattgaactcttgaaacattttgatttcttcctttatttccactttgacccagtagttgttccactgtagtctgagaagatgcttgggatgattgcaatgctcttgaattagctgatgctgtctttgtggcccaacatatgatctatccttgaggatgacccatatggacttgagtagaatgtgtattccagtttttggggggtgaatgactctgaaaatgtccaatagttctagtttatctatctcctcattcaacTCCCTCAttcttcattgattttctgcctgaatgatctgttaggttgagagaatggagtgttgaagtcccctactattactctgttactgttaatatattgctgtagctctttcagtgtatgtttgatgaatttagatggcttcttattgggtgcatagatgtaaataattgttaagtcctcttgattgacttatcctctaagcattaagtaatgtccatccctatctttttaaattttatttatattaaagtctatggtgtcagctTCTCTGGCAAGCTGggaagcactgctgggccctgtgagtttctaaacaagtccctctTATACTCTGTAGGTTCTAAGgtaactattcactatgttctcatcagatGAACTACATGGAAAGGcttccaccacacagccccactgctaggccattgAGGTGTGGTTCTTCTCCTGAGTattctggtcagttctctgttcccaggtgtcagcacagggcctcccccctgctgctccagcctctgagggcagtagcagtggagactcacaattgcatttggtgagtcataGGGGGGTCCTCCCTTcagctttctttttgttgttaaaacagattggaggtggtaaCTCAAATGGTAAACTGTCgtactattaccagccacttaatctctccctaggctcctctctgtccagggagccacacgtatttgcactcaccagtgatttgatgggttcctgaggtcattctagtcctgtcttgttttggtctcagatgatctcctttggtattcctagattgtccaataacttttttaaaaaatatattattttctttatgtattggatagagacagccaggaattgagaggataggggaagatagatagggaaagagacagagagacacctgcagccctgcttcaccacttgcgaagctttccccttgcaggtagggaccgggggtttCAACCCGGGTTTTTGCACATTatgacatgtacgctcaaccaggtttgccaccacctggcctcccccacaacttctttatccaattgTTTATTGAAGGGTATTTAGAATGCTTCCATATTTGGGCTACTGGGAATAATGCaatatgaacatagaggtgcatatatTCCTTCAAATTAGCATTTTCATATCTTATATCAGGTGtattcttttcttaatatttaacaGATAATACAATTTTGGAAGTTGTGTGTTCCAGTGCTATGTTTACCTACCATCTCCCTTTATCGCTTATTACCATATATatcacacacatatgtatttgcAAAATCTATTACTATAATCTCAGTTCTCTTGAAGACAGATACactaagaattttatttttttttatttattatttttaccagagcactgatgagttctggtttatagtggtgcgggggattaaacctgggacttcggagcctcagacgtgagagtttctttgtataatcaGTATActatcttccccccaccccactaagaATTTTATACGTTAACATTCTTTGTATtcttttaagattgtatttacttttaggttttattgccaccagagtttggTGCCTGTGCCAGGAATACATCCGTCTTGGTGGTtaaccccctcccctttcttttttctttttgatagaaaaagaaattgagaggggtgtgggagatacagaaggagagagaaagagaaacacctgcagcaactGCTTCCCCATGGTGAAACTTTCTCcaccccctgcatttggggacccaTTCCTTGAAGCcagccaggttcttgtgcatcgtGACCTGTGGTGTCTacagggtacaacaccacacaggccccattatttttattcttattcagCAAGTGGCTGCTTTGCTTTTTAAATGTAACTTTCCTGAGGAGttcttaaaattatatttctatCTACGGACAATTAACTTGCGGATTCTAATCCTTAGCGACTTTGCCCTTCCCTCTCGCTTTTCTGAATCACCTCCTGTTCCCACAACATAAgtgtttatttcctttctaatGTAAAAATTCCCAGCACGCTCCATTCATGAACTTTTTCACTGGCAACATAGACGCACAGAGCTGTTACTGTTTCCTTTGTGGTTTCTTGGTTGCCTGTTTCCTTTTAAGAACGAGAAACCACAAACTGAGAAAAACTTAGTCAAATTTCTAGACTCCTCAGAAACTTCTCTGTAAGAGACTCCTTTTACTACCCCTTTTCTGATAAAGCAGTGCCCTTGTTACAATGATGTAATATCACGTCAAAAAGCAGGCTCTGTGTAGcaaaagcagcaaaaaaaaaactagaaagcaGGCTCTATGCATTGGACCATTAAAACAGTTCCGGAGGAAGactgccacctgctggccaagagggaaaaagacatTGACCAAGTTTGGAGACCAGGTTTCTACCTGACCTCTTAATCTTTCTGCTTCCTTTAGGACTACAAAGGGGATTGGTCCTGGACAGAATTGACCCTCATAAAGACTAAGGCCCTTAGTATCTTAATATTGGTTTCAAGCAGGGCATGCTGTCTTTGAGCAATGGACAGCTATGTGGAGGGAGGGTGAGAATGTCTGGGTGAGAATGTCAGAAACTGTCCAGAAGCCCCTTCCATATTGTAGGAAAGAGTCTCCCAGGTGTGGACATGCAAAGCGACTAGGAAAAAGACTGTTTGAAGGTGCACTCCACTCCCTGCCCCCCAGTAGTAAATTTTAAATTTCTCAGTCATTCCTATTAAGGATTATGTGACTTGGCTTGGTAGCTAGAAGAAAATTCACAATATTTCACTGAGAATTTCCATTTGTATCTCTTTCACCTTGCTTTGGTGATATAAGCAAGAGTAGAGGCTTAAAGGAAGGAATTTCAGAGAATACAGTTGTTGCCAACTGATGGTTTGCATACTATCTGGGGAGAGGTGAGAGCTGTTAATTCTAATTGCAagtcaagggggctgggtggtgacacacttgctTAAGCACACAAAAaccagagttcaagctcctgatccctaccttctccttctctgccacccccccttggtttctgtctcttactcagtaaataaagagagaataaggaaaattttattttaaaaaaaaggtcaaagGATTTTTGTGCTTATCTTGCCTCCTCCACCTCTTGTAGAGGACCACTTAAGGGCTGGAcaaagtggattttttttaactCGACATCTATGTGATAGCCAATTGCTTTCCAAGCATTATGTACTCTGTCCATTCTTTgattccttctttattttaaaatgtccaTGCCCTGGGACCACATAAAAGATAGTACTATTAGGGGCTAGTTAGGAAGAGGTCCCATAGCCATAAACGGATGGCCCAATGTCAGTGGAAGGACATTAACAGGCATGTGTGACCAGAATCTCAGAGCAGACTAAACTGGTCAGGTAACACTTACCCCTGTACCCTCCTCAAATAACCTGGAGGAAAACCCAGCAGCCAGGATGTCTTGGAACTAACTGCACTGGTaccttctctatctatctaatttGAGATCAGAAAATGCAGATGTACACACCAGAAGACAATAGCTAATGTTAACAGTTACTGGGGGGATTGCTGCTCATTCACTATGAAACCAGGAGGACCAGGGAACTCAATGCACCTCTCACTCTTGAAAGCCTACACATGTTTATGGGTGTATCTTTATTTTTCCACTCTCTGCTTTGCTGCAATAAATACTCACCTCCCTATAACCTGAAGAAATCTCCTGTGATTTCTCCCTGTGGACTTCTGTCTACAAGCCAACTAGTGGAGCTTACAGAAGACTCTGATGCCCCTTTCCTTGCTCCACTCACAATGGCATGGCAGTGAAGAAGgcactggtgctgtggtgtctctccctcagtctgtctctctgtctcctcctctttgttcctctatctgaataaaaaaaaaactagaggctctggagtggtgaaactgcaCATACACATGGCCCTGattccacaagaaaaaaaaaggtgtggggggggggcagggaatatCGGGTAATTTCATTCACTAGTATTCATTAGCTTCTGCTATGATTCAAACAAAGCTCAGTGAGTCCTTGGCTCCAATAAGATTATTTACTGTATGTGATCTGATAAGGACCTAACAAAATACAGAAACCCACAGGATTAGGCAAACCTGATTTACTATGTAAAGGAAAGAGAATAAAGGGGTAGATCAGGGGCTGGAGAGATGTCTTCTGGGTCAAATGCATGCCCTACAGTGTTTCAGGTGCATCACACTAGAGCATCAGTGATGGCAATGGGAAAACTGCACTGCTTTGgtatctccccatttctcttttttttaaatttttaaattatctttatttatttattggatacagatagccagaaattgagagttaaatgggtgatagaggggaaggggaggcacctgcaaaactgcttcaccacttgtgaagctctcccctgcaggtgggatctggggatTTGAACTGGTGTCCTTgaatattataacatgtgtgctcaaccaggtgcacaaccattcaccctcccaccctccatttatttttaaaactactgACTGAAGACTAGGCCAGGAGATGACTAAGTGGCATCGTGAAtgccagaggccctgggttcttagcttggcaccaaaataaaaacatcaacaaCATGTAGTAAAAAAATCAAGGCCAAATTTATTTCTAATATGGAAAAGAGTAATACCTATGCAATAAATTGTGTGAGGTTGTGTGTACAAGTATTTGATGACCTATAtacatttccttctttttatttttttatttttttgcctccagggttatcactgggctcagtgcctgtactacaaatccactgctcctggaagccatttttcccattatttgttgcccttgttattgtgcttgtagttgttattgttttcatagctgttgttattattgcacagaacagagagaaatcaaaagaggaggggaagacagagaggaggagagaaagatagacacctggagacctgcttcaccacttacgaagcaactccctgcaggtggggatctaggggctcgaaccaggatccttacaccggtcctgcgctaccgcccagctccctatttcCTTCTTTAGGACAATGATGTTTCTTATTTAATTGGTAAATGTCCTTTTGGATAAACATAATCAAACTCTTGTTAGGGAGAGTTCTAAGAGACCTACAACCCCATTAGCAGGGACTGAGAGTatggctgttttgttttgtgtttgtgaTCTGCATCCCCTATGAGTAAGGAAGAGTTTTAAAGCTGGCTTTAAGGCCTCCTCTCGGATGTAGGCCTAGTTCTCCTGTACCATACtggataaattaaatttttattgaaaaaatgAAGAATTTAGACTCCTGACATCTTAGTATGAGAAATacacaaatgaaaaaacaaaaaagagagagagagagaagtcaatgATGTTTAGAAAGatgtttagaaaaatgaaaatctgTGTTCCCTATTTACAGGCCAGGCTTGAGAGCTTGTCTTCAGAGCACCTAGGATCCAAGGTTCACTCCTTTTGCCAATGGCCCTCCTGCTGTCTCTCCTGATGACCCTGGTGGTGCTCAGCTGTGGCCCCGGTGGCTCTCTGGGATGTGAGCTACCCCAGAGCCATGTCCTGGACAGCAGCAAGAATTTGAAGCTTCTGGGCCAAATGAGGAGACTCTCCCCTCTGTCCTGCCTGAAGGACAGGAGAGACTTCAGATTCCCCTGGCAGCAGGTGGATGGCAGCCAGTTGCAGAAGGCCTGGGTCATGTCTGTGCACCATGAGATGGTGCAGCAGGCCTTCCAGCTCCTCCTGTCAGAGCGCGCCTCTGCTGCCTGGGACAAGACCCTCCTGGACCAGGTGTGCACAGGGCTGCACCAGCAGCTGGAACACGTGGACTCCTGCTTGGTGCAGCTGGGGACAGAGGAGGACTCTGCCCTGAGCtatgggagagcttccctggAGATGAAGAGGTACTTCCGGAGAATtcatctctacctgaaaaagaagAAGTACAGTGGGTGTGCCTGGGAGGTCGTCAGAGTGGAAATCATGAGATCCTTCACTCTGTCCACAACCTTGCTAGCAAGAGTCAAGGAAGAAGAGTCATGAAGTGAATCTCATGCACTAGCTGCCATTTTGGATACGTGTCTCTGGCCATTCCAAACACTCTTGTTTCTGCTAGAGTCACAGAATTTATAGAATTTAATTAGCAAATATTTTCTCTGTTATATTAATCAAGGATATGTTTGCCatgattttctatttatttattatatttcctttcctttaatatttatcagatttatatttggaaaatatatatgtaattacaTGTTTATCATGTACATGTACATCACTATATACTGAAATTTACAAAACATACTTATCTTTTTGTTATTAAATTTgtgtgtcattttatttattaaattcttGCCATGAAGACTTCTTGAATGTGTTTGTCCTAAAATTACACTCTAGTTCTCCTTTCCTAAACAATGTGAGCACCTGGATGGCAAATTTGCTTTACTCATTTATTCCATTCAGATTATAAGTATAAACTGAGAGTCTATATGAAACTTGTAAGACAGAGAATTTGTATCAGAGAGGTGCCAGGAgtgatttccagcaccaccaatagCTGGAGTTGAGAGGTGttctgattgaaaaaaaaatcaaattttttcTTCTACTACTTAagcttgagcttttttttttaattgtatggtTTACATTTTCTCAGAtttaattaaagtttaaaaaaaaagtcaaatctcTTCCTAAATGGCAGATCTCAAGCTATCATCAATACAAGTGAAGAAAGGAATTCCAGTTCCTGCTATATTGAAACTCAGTcttagagaaaaggagacacaaaAATAATTCTAATCCAACTGTATGAGACAttacaaaacaaagaaaagaaacatgatGTTCTCTGATACAAGTTTTAAGTATAAATGATGCTGAACAGGAAAAAATGCTGGAGACATTTAGGCTGTATGGGAAGCATTTAAATGTAGAAGTCATACTAGTGGTTGGGAATATGGTTTTACAATTTACAAAAAGTGTGTGGGGATGGTATTAACTTGGGAGTCATCATTGTATATATAGTAATGAGGGCATGAGGGCATGGGAATGGAGGTCATGAGGACATGGGAATGGATATTGTCATTTTCAAGTTAACTGGATG
The sequence above is drawn from the Erinaceus europaeus chromosome 10, mEriEur2.1, whole genome shotgun sequence genome and encodes:
- the LOC103122501 gene encoding interferon omega-1-like: MALLLSLLMTLVVLSCGPGGSLGCELPQSHVLDSSKNLKLLGQMRRLSPLSCLKDRRDFRFPWQQVDGSQLQKAWVMSVHHEMVQQAFQLLLSERASAAWDKTLLDQVCTGLHQQLEHVDSCLVQLGTEEDSALSYGRASLEMKRYFRRIHLYLKKKKYSGCAWEVVRVEIMRSFTLSTTLLARVKEEES